Within the Pseudorasbora parva isolate DD20220531a chromosome 15, ASM2467924v1, whole genome shotgun sequence genome, the region ggTAACCCTGATCATGTGACTTTGATGGCCAGATTGTCTTATTCCATTGAAGCCAGTGTTATTTGAgcgttttattaatattttgaattcgcttatatttttaattttaattttttaatttaggtttttttttagtCATGTTGTgcttttatcattttattactttatttatttcagtttattgccaaggcaacatctcattattttttaaattttccaactaatatttatattttatttcagctaacAGAAACACTTCTAATAATCTTAGATTTAATTAACGATAATAACCCTGGCTGAAGCTCAAAATGCTCTTTGGATAACCTCAGATAATCCTGGAGAACATGATCATCAGGATttaattcaccccaaaatttaaattgtggtatgatttactcacccttaataTTCGATGTCGATGTTTTGATATACTTTCATTGcatgaacaaaaaaacacagacatttttcAGAATGAAAAGGTGAGTAAACAATGACAGATTTTCTGGGGTGAATTATCCTTTAAAGTTGAATTCTAGACATTCTCAGATTCAAGTTATGTTATAAAATTAGTTTTGATAAATCAGAAAGTATTACACTAAATACAAAAGCATTTTCCCTAGTGGTCACAGACGTTTGGACTCCCGCTGTATAACCTTTCTCCATTCCTCTGATATTCTTACCAAGCAGTTGATTCACACTGTTCATCCAGCTGAAAATGTAGAGTGTGTGGTTCTCCTCGGTGCTGAGATCGGCGATGTTGGGCGGGCTATCAGACTCCTGCAGCACCCGGCTCGGCAAAGGAACCATGAACTTCTCTGACTTCTCAATGCTGCCGTGGAAATTAGTAGCTGCTACATACGCAGCCGAGCGGAGCCAGCTTATTCCAAACCCAACCTCGGGAGAGGAGTATAACTTCTGCCTGCAGCAATCATATAACTGGTTTAGTTTAAGCCGAAGGCACCTGCCAAACTGAAGCTGCAGAGTATCAACAAATATTTGGTTGAGGGAAATGGCATCCCAGACAGCAACATTGTGTCTGCCCAGATCCGGCCAACATCTGGATTCCACATGTACCggatgtgggccggatctgggccgacactatGTTTCTGTCTAGGAAATGGCATAATGTGTAGAAGTTTGACTGTGTTATGAAGCATATATGGACCTTTCACTGCAGGCAGTGGAGGCGGTTTGTAGAGACTCCTCCTCTGCTGCCCACATCAGTCCCAGAATCTGATCCTTCTTGTTAAAATCAGTGTCCTCAGATTCACTGATCTGCGGCAGAGACTACAAAGAAACACCAAAAAGAGGGTTAGTCCTTGCACTTAACGGAAGAAATGTGCCTGAGCTGCTGTTACCTGTTTGAACACCCATTTGTAAGAAGACTCTAACATGGTCAGTATCGAAAAATTGGCTTACATCAAGTTAGTTACCTACCCAGATAGCAATATAATGTCGGCCCATACCAGATCTGGTATGCATGGATTCCCCGTGTACCAGATGTGGGCCGACACCATGTTGCTGTCTGGGTAGAAATAGTGAAAAATAGTCTTAGAATAGAAATAGTCTTAATTTGATCTCTTtatattgattttttatttacttacaATGTGGTCACATATGTTTGGCCCCAATTATGTATAGATATTGTGCTTTTTTAACTACAAATATTCCATTTGTGCATGCATGATAATTGCTGTTACTGCTTAACATTGTATTGTGCTTAGTTTGTAGTGTTTGTTACAGTACAGTGTCTATGGGCTCTATCATACTCTAGGCACAATGTGGCAGCAGGCGCGACGCAAGTgtgttttgctagtttcagtcAGACGCAGTTCTCATGCTCACGTCCAGCTCCtcgttgtttaaatataaaatgcacTGGCTTCAcccatcagagtgtgtgtgtgtgtgtgtgtgtgtgtgttcccccatgGGCGTCTGACTCTGGtctaaaccaggtgtgttcaggagcattgttggagcgttgctattgtgaggaactgaaaaccactgaccattgaccaacacacgcctgctctaaagtcaatagtgcagtatttctgtgttatttaaagggtgtgtaagtaatatgagcctataggtggtgcacaacacacacacacacacacacacacactctggttATTAGACACACAGGGAtgcacagcagcacacacacattattaaatattaacaataaaaggattcctctcagGAGAAGCGTTTAGTCTTTCAATTCAATGCGTAAGCGCAATTGGCTTttaaagtggattcggacacgcccTGCGCCGTGAGCTTCGGCCCTATTTTAACCATCTGAGCTCATGGTCTGAAGCCCACGCAACAGGTGCACTCAGGGTGTGTCCGAATCTACTTTTGGCCCAGGTCCGGCCCACATCTGGTACGAATGGAATCCACATTCTGGGCCAGATCTGGGCTGACACTGTTTTGCAGTCTGTTAAGTCACTTTGGAAAAAAGCATCTGCCTAACGAATGAATGTGAATATTTATGTGCATccagagagagagtgacaggaGCTGATCAATGACACCTGGAAAAATGTTTGCCATTTGGACATGGCATCAGGGTGTTTGGTGGAACAGTCGGTGTAGCTGGAGCAGTAATCTTGAGCCGCCTCCGCTGGAACCTGAATGTGCACCTGAACCCCACCCTTCCCAATCACACCTGTGTGAACTGCTGCCAGGAACGGAAGCACAGACAGGTAGTAGTTTATACCTGCAAGAGAGTGAAAGGGAAACAATGAGAAAGCACAGGACGGGATTTAGAACAGCTAGCTTTGACTTTATGTTCATCTAGTGGTGTAAATGTAGAGCTGCACTTACATGCATACCAGCTCTGAGGAGAGATGCAAACCGGCTCTGAACTTTCCAGTCCACAAGTGCTAGCACTGCCAGGGCTTGGGTCAGTCAACCGACCTAAGATGCAAAGTGACAAccaaagcattattttattatattagttttattataaCATTAAGCAGAATTTCTTGACCTGACTTGACATTTCATCAGTGCAAGCCCGTACCCAGACAGCAGTGTTTGGTATAactagttactgtaatttaattacttttcccttgaaaaagtaaagtaagggattactcttagtttttgtgtaatttaattacagttacttcacaTGAAATTGAATACAGTGTATAGACTGTAGAACAATTATACATAATACAATAGTgaaattaatatcaaagctttaaaatgcatgtttctaTCTATCCTTCTCACGTGTAAaactttggtcagttaataagaataattaatgtagttttatattttgtatttgaatTAAAAGAGCTGTTTCATGTCTATCCTTGAATGGCTTTACTCGAGGTTGAgataggatttagaaagtaattagtaataagtaattacattcattttggagagagtaatttgaAAAGTAATCTATTTACGCTATTGAAGATGTACTTAGTACCTAgtaattcattacttttttagagtaacttacccaacactgccAGACAGCAAGATAGTGTCGGCCCATTTCCGGCCCACATCTGGTACATGTGGATTCCAGATGTGGCCCAGATCTGTGCCGACATTATGTTGCTGTCTGGGACAATATATGGACagaagtattgggacacctgaCCATTACACCAACAGGGACTGTAATGACATTGCTGTTTAAATTGCATGCAACTGTTTGGCCATGGAAATCCACTCCGCTCCACTCACGACACTCGCCACAAATGTTGTGTTGCTATTGTCAGTCGAAGTTTGGAGCTGTGGAATCAGCAGACGTTGGTGATTTACTCACCATATGCCATGATTTATGCACTCGGTTATCCTGCTCTATGACTTTACGAGTTGCTGCTGGTCCTAAACTCTTCCACTTTCCAATAACACCACTTCACAGTACCATGAATTCACTGAGAACAAATGTTTGTAAACTCAGACTGCATGGCTGATTGAtcccagacagcaacatagtgtcggctcagatccggcccacatctgGTACGCGTTGAATCCACATGTACCCGATTCGGCCATCTAGGAAACACTTGAATTCAATTATTAGAAGctgtgtcccaatacttttgtccATATGCATTCATATTTGCATATGTAAagtatatgtgaccctggaccacaaaaccaatcATAAGGGTCAATTTTTTGTACAGCTGATATATATAtcaaagcgctttgggtgtctagaaaagcgctatataaatgtaatgaattattatatatatatctgaaagctgaaagaaatatgctttccattgatgtatggtttgttggGATATGACAATATTTGGTCAAGATTCAGCTATTTGActatctggaatctgagggtgcacaaaaatctaaatattaagaaaatctcctttaaagatTTCCAAataaagtccttagcaatgcatattactacttataatacatatttttatatatttacggtaggacatttataaaatatcgtcatggaacatgatctttaattaatatcctaatgtttttttgcataaaaggaaaattgattattttgacccatacaatgtattgttggctggTTTTGTGCACCAGGGTGACATATATGCAAGGCTTTTTACTCCTccttttcacatgtattttaacTATCCACACACATCTACAATGTATTACTTTTAATACAGAGCTAGTAATATTTTTCATCCCCTAACCATCACAGAAACCTTTCAGAATTAAACCACCATTTAATGTTTTAGCTCACACCTGATTTGAGTTTCCAGCCCAGCTGCAGAGGAAGACTCCACAGAGGATTCTCCTTTTCTCCAGGGCCCATGGAGCTCATGTAGGGATACGTAGAGTTAATCAGCAGCTTGTACAAAGCCATCCTCTGCAAGTAGTCCCATGGGTTTATCTGGACCACCCCGTCGACTGTGGGCAGCTGGGAGAGCTCGCTTGGGGCTTTCTCCCACTGAATAGGAAGTCCATTTTCAGTAACTATTGCTGCCTGGCTGAGCACAGCCAACACGACTACAGCACCCACAGTTCTGATGAAACCCATGTCTAGTTGGAAATCTAGCAGGACTGCCGAAGTGTGGTCAGCACAGGGGCCAGCTTTTATCTAAAAGCCAACAAAGGACTTTGGTCCCAAATGGAGACAGAACCAAATAAGTGTGTGTGGGGGTCGATGCATACAATAGAGACACTTTTCAGAAATTGTCCACTTTGATGAACATTTTATGCTTAATTTTCTCAATACATGGCCCTACCAAGATAGCAACAGTGTCTGCCCAGATCTGGTACGCACATTGTACTGTTTTCTGGGCAACATGAACCCTTTTGTTACATTTAACTTTTAGAAAACTAAGGtaaggactcaagtgcaggaaGGGATCAAATTTATTATAAAGCAACataatacaaaaacacacaaggTGGAAAACATATTCTTAATCAAAACATATATACCAGTGGATCACAGGGAAGGGAGACATTAGACAACATACTGACCAAGACTCAAGGAGACAATATAAAGGGAACCAAATcgggggcctattgcacaaaactaggataagggattaagccgggatatcttggtaaTCTTGTCgtctgtatgcaaaatttagtacactgctgtcgtgtaaacgtactctgaaggcacactcacaccaagagCAATAACGATAATGAAAGAAAACTGTATATTagtggataaattgagccaggatcaccaagatatcccgcttaatcccttatccttttgggcaataggccccaggagggaacaggtgggagaaataaaaactaatcagataacaagggggagggatcagagaGAGACATGAAGAACACATGGCCAAAATTACAAAACACCCATGTGctacacaagacaggacagacaTGTTACACCTTTTGGGGTAAATACAATGTTTATTTACTGTACTATTATATAGTCTAACTATATCTTGTTTAtaggaaaataaaatcaatttcTTACATAATGTATTAGTTGAGAGCAGCTTGTGTAACGTTTACCTTGATGCAATATGGTCAGTGTTATCTGGCATATTTGGACAGTCACCTGCTAACCAGAGTACATGTGTGATATAACGGGTTCAAGTCTGTTTCCACCGGTGTCACTGAGGACATTTTAGGGGCATGTTGTATTGAGAGgttcaaaaaaaatcatttgcaACCTTTGCCTTCGTTTGTCAGGGTCTGTATACTTGGTGACGGAAAAGATACATTGAACATTAGGTCAGAAGCAATACAAAAAATGTATGTCTGTTGAAAACATATCACCTTACACGACTTAAAGTTTTAgtattaaaatgcattaaaaccaagcggcaacctcctccAGTTTCTGTTAAAGCCAATACGAAAGTAACTAAAACTGCAATTGCAAACTGCAAAaccggctccagaaggagcagaatctcattgagcctcatgttaaaatgcccaactttacagcagaaaaaaacatgtttacagcctggtacaaattgtggatttggtctatacggctaattctGCCcctcatgacaactgtgagggggtgaatttttgtataactcattcgtttacattatgtgaagccttaaagttctgcataattaagggcgtggccactttgagtgacaggtggatagccatttatccactgtctgttagtcattgcgtcacctcagcacCACCCACATcccacctctttgcccattgtTTGTTTTCCATCCATCTGGCATTTATTTCGGACGCCTTCCCGGGGAGGAGACCCTGGAAAAGACAtgctggagggattatgtctcccgGATGGCCTGGGAACACCTCGGTATTACCCCGGAAGAGCTGGAGGAAGTGTATAGGGAGAGGGAAGTTTGGGtgtctctgcttagactgttgccccctGGACCTGGCCCCAGATAAgcggatgatgatgatgatggaagttttcaaaacaatttTGAAACAAATATGCACAACTGTTacccaatcacagcagtggacgTTGACTTCTGAGTCTTGAATAAGGCACCGCCATCAAAACTGAGTGTTCGAAAGAGAGGGTCAGAAAATAGTTTATTACTTCTAAATTAGAatgtttttttgatgtaaaaatctTGATAACATTATATGAGGACTTCAGAGAACATTATCGGGAAAAAGAAATGCAGTTCATGGTCTCTTTAACAAAGCTATTTTTGCTGTGTGAGAGTCATTAAGAGACACTGGTCATGACATGAGGAATCAAACTCTCGTTGGccattttactataataaatacCATACGTTTCAGACCTCAAAAAAATAGTAGAAGCGAAACCGAATGAGGGTGGAAAAGAATCAAGTTTTGTGCTGTTGACTTGTGCCAAGCAAATACAATAAAATccaattaaattaataaaataataaaaaaggcatGTCACGCTCTACTTTCCCATGATAGAATACGCACCCCTAATtatctttgttttattaaattaaaatcaaacaaacaaattataaattCTCTTAAATTTTCTCATATAGTACATATTTCACAAATTGGCATATTTTCTAATGGCATACCGATTGCAGAAAAAATACTGTTCATGTTCACAATACCTTAATACAAAGAATTCAATGCAAAATAAGCatattaaaggtatagttcaccaaaaaaagaaaatgtgatgtttatctgctaatTCTaattacaccccattgacatgcattatacaagcaaaggttaaaaatcttcatttgtgttctcctgaagaaacaaacacacctacatctcggacgccctgggggtcagcggataaacatcacaggctcatttttggttgaactatccctttaaagctcaTTTCTGCCActaaatagatttttaaaaaaaaaggtaattgtgagTTATCATCTCACAATTCTAACATAAAAGGCTGAGTTTtaagatataaacttgcaaatTCAAGTTATGTAATCCAAATTGCAAATACAAACTGAGAAACATAGTAAGAATCGTGAGATGAAACTGCAAGAAAATTGTCTTTATTTAGCCTATTTAATTCCATGAACAAGCTCTCAGCCCTGTTTGTTTGTGGAGCTCTGCGTCTCAGTGTCCGTCAGAAAGCCCCAGTGTCTCAGCAGCGCCCCCCGCTGTCCTGGAGGAGTAATGAAATACTCTCTCTGCTGATCGGAGTACCTCTCCTCTGTGGGAACGATGTCTCTGTAGCTCCAGTCCTGCCAGCGGAAGTTAAACCTCTCCAGAAGTTCGATCCGATCCTCCTGAGCGCTCACACAGTCCGGAGGATCCTTCTGCTGGAGATCTGCTCCCACTCGCACATCCTTAAAGACCAGCAGGGCTCGTATAGCAAACCAGCCTCCCAGCTTGGGGTGTATACAGACTCCAAACATCTTCTGTGTAGAGTAAGGAGAAACTATTTCAGGAAGCAGACAATGTCTTTACATTCGACATTAGCATAAACCGAGAGGGGCCACTGGAAGAGCTTGTTGTAGGTTCAACACCAATAAGTGTGCATGATATAAATATAGACTATGTGCAAC harbors:
- the LOC137040904 gene encoding protein leg1a-like, giving the protein MGFIRTVGAVVVLAVLSQAAIVTENGLPIQWEKAPSELSQLPTVDGVVQINPWDYLQRMALYKLLINSTYPYMSSMGPGEKENPLWSLPLQLGWKLKSGRLTDPSPGSASTCGLESSEPVCISPQSWYACINYYLSVLPFLAAVHTGVIGKGGVQVHIQVPAEAAQDYCSSYTDCSTKHPDAMSKWQTFFQSLPQISESEDTDFNKKDQILGLMWAAEEESLQTASTACSERQKLYSSPEVGFGISWLRSAAYVAATNFHGSIEKSEKFMVPLPSRVLQESDSPPNIADLSTEENHTLYIFSWMNSVNQLLGGTLVNLWRKAMCSAQAREKGQALLHDLILDPKFPGLSLMSILSEMANSC